The genomic interval AAACTTCACATGAAAACGTCATGTTAGGATTGAATGAAAACACGTAGTAAAATATTGGAAGATTGGCTGGTAGAGTTGTGGAGAGCTTCCACAGTGGACTGTTGGTCACAATCCTAGGACTTAAAGATAAATGTATCCATCAAGGGAATTCTCTACGCTTTcatttgtccccccccccctcaccttGACAGCCTCCAGGATGCGAATGGCACTAGCCAGGTCGTCTAACCCGCGACAGGCTCGGAGGGCAGCGTCCAGGATCTTTGGCTCAGGTACCAGGTCGTATCCGATCAGCGTGTTCATCCCTGGACAAACGGT from Oncorhynchus keta strain PuntledgeMale-10-30-2019 unplaced genomic scaffold, Oket_V2 Un_contig_23770_pilon_pilon, whole genome shotgun sequence carries:
- the LOC127921832 gene encoding cytochrome c oxidase subunit 5A, mitochondrial-like is translated as MGVFILFFFLICSVHSSAPLAKRCYSHGGKQETDEEFDARWVNYFNKADIDAWELRKGMNTLIGYDLVPEPKILDAALRACRGLDDLASAIRILEAVKVRGGGTNESVENSLDGYIYL